A portion of the Camelus ferus isolate YT-003-E chromosome 16, BCGSAC_Cfer_1.0, whole genome shotgun sequence genome contains these proteins:
- the RPL27 gene encoding 60S ribosomal protein L27, giving the protein MGKFMKPGKVVLVLAGRYSGRKAVIVKNIDDGTSDRPYSHALVAGIDRYPRKVTAAMGKKKIAKRSKIKSFVKVYNYNHLMPTRYSVDIPLDKTVVNKDVFRDPALKRKARREAKVKFEERYKTGKNKWFFQKLRF; this is encoded by the exons ATGGGCAAGTTCATGAAACCTGGGAAGGTGGTACTGGTCCTGGCTGGACGCTACTCCGGACGCAAAGCGGTCATCGTGAAG AACATTGATGATGGCACCTCAGACCGGCCCTACAGCCATGCTCTGGTGGCTGGAATTGACCGCTATCCCCGCAAAGTGACAGCTGCCATGGGCAAGAAGAAAATCGCCAAGAGATCAAAGATCAAGTCTTTCGTAAAAGTTTATAATTACAATCACCTCATGCCCACAAG GTACTCTGTGGATATCCCCTTGGACAAAACTGTTGTCAACAAGGATGTCTTTAGAGACCCTGCTCTCAAACGCAAGGCCCGACGAGAGGCTAAGGTCAAGTTTGAGGAGAG aTACAAGACCGGCAAGAACAAATGGTTCTTCCAGAAGTTGCGGTTTTAG